The nucleotide window ACCACCTGTGAAGTGCCATGAAAAGTTATAACAAAGAAAAAAGGTATAACATACATAGTTATAGCACACATTAGGCCTATATTAAGTATCACCGAAATACTTTTAGACATGCCCCCTATGGTTTTCGATAGGTGCGTggagtaatattccctattgaattattaaataccaaaaaaagAAGTACTAACCTTGTTCAACTGCAGTTTAGTAAGCGACGTAAACACCGTAGTACAATGCAAGCCAAACACGAACAAGCCCAGAAACGTGCAGACAATCACATCGTTCTTCAATCTCGCATTCACCGTTGCCTGCAACTTCTTAGGCAAAGGATCCTCCATATCCTCATCTACCGGCTTCTCTGCCTCTTTCGTCTGACTTTTATCTTCCGTCTCGTTCGGTTCCTTTAAAGATGAAGTAGACATAGTATCACCCCTGGGATCCATTTTTAAAGAGCTGACGCTTGAGGTCTGCGATCGCTTTTGCGTTTTAGCTATGTTAGTCTCAGAGCTGAAGTTTATTTTTGATGCAGAAGATCCTATGGAGTTCTGTTTAGAGATATTACTTTCTGAATTGTTTTTCTTGTCGTCTGTTAATGTGGTTTCAGCTTTATCCGCTTCCGGTGTAACTTCTGGCAGCGTCTGTATCACGTATAACTCAGGTGGAAGTAAGTgctttttaattaaattccaTATTAATGTGTAATCGCTTGCGCTTCTACTTAAATGATATGCTATAGGTACTAGTAAAGCACAGAAGATAGAAAATAGTATATTGTGCTTCTGATGCTGTGATTTCTTGCCTTCAACGAGTCCACTGTAAGCGAAGCCGTATAGAACTCCTATAGCCGCTAAAGATCTTATTAGGCAATATACCGCAGCGCTTAAACTGCTGGTAGCGTTACCACCAAATATATGCATGTCGATTTGTTCTAGCAGATACATGAGAAACGTATTTACTTGTGGAAACAAGCCTAAACTGAACGCTAGAGGGAAGAAGAGAAGAAATTTCGCGAGAATTTCCTGGATTACTAGTAAAAAATCTCTCTCGTTCATTTCGAACCCGTATATAGTTAGAGGTTTCTCATCCACACTTCGTTTACTTCTAAAATGTTCATCTGGCATCTGCTGCAACTGCCCATGGACCAGACATAGTATTGCTGTGCATAAACAGAAGTATACCGGTCGAGAAAACACGACCATTTTGTTGAAACCGTGAACGGGTGACGCCGAATCCGGTTGGACACTTTTCAGTAAAGAATATTGGCTTCCAGCCATTATGAAACAGAACCAGAACGCGTATATATCCCTGTAGAATCCTAGATTTAACACCATTGAGCCTAAAACCGCCACTGAGATAGCTAGTAAGATAGAAATAAAAGTCTCTTTGAACGTTAAATTCCTGTCAAATAACGCCATCAATTTCAATCTGTCCATCGTCACTTTCACTTCAAAACACTTCCATAGATTAAACTTGTAGTAACTCTTTGGTTTCGGCTGATTGGCTTTCTCTATTTCGTCCATGAACTTTGACAATTTACTCCTTATGTTGATTTCTAGGCTCGCTTCTCCTATAGATGAAGGCATCAGACTTGGTATATTGTTACTGACAGTTTCAACTGATTGCTGAGCCTGTTCCCTCTGTGCTCTCTGCTGACTCATTAAGAAGTTTATATGCATGCTTGGGAAGCCCATTCTAGACTGTCTTTCAGCCTCAATTTGCTCTAATAAGCTATCAGTGGCGTACGCCACAGGGGATCGTGGTTGATCCGTGCGGGATCCGGTCCcaccatcaaaaacataaaacctTTTATTCGCATTATTTGTATTAATCGGAACAACAGCGGAAACATTGTTGTTACTAGACAGTAATGGGTTATTACTGCCCTGATTAGAAGAGCTTTGATCAATGCTGTTTTCCCTTTTAGGTTTCGCTATGCTTTCGCTGTTCCCCGCTTCTGATTCTAATGATCCGCAGCTACCTTCACCGGTTTCCTGCGAATCTGGAGCTTCTATTGGCTTCACTCTATTACATCTAACATCTTCTTTGTCTGGGAGAGGAATGGGTTGGGCTTGAGCCCTTCCTGAGCTATTCTTATCAAATGTATATGACATCCAATTGCCATATTCATCCATGAAGCAATGTATCGCTCCGTCTGTCGTGTCGTCAAAAGACGTCGCGAAATGAACACTGTTGGAGGTGTTAGGATTTTCCGGGTTCGGGGTTTTGTCTTTTTTATCAGCATTACAATGATTGGACGGATTGTTTCTTTGTCTGGTAGATCGTTTTATTTTTCGCACTCTATTCCTGTGGTTCCTGTCCATTAGAGGTCTAAGTCTTTGGCCTTCTTCGGCGTATTGAACTAGCTCTGGGGGGGCATTTTCGGGTAAACAGCAGGGCATTAAATCTACTCTGGAATTTAGGAAAGCCGCTAGTAAAGGCATGGAAGTGGGGAGTAGTGTGTTTGTGGACGTTTGTGCGACCTCTTCTATTGATCTTTTCCTGGTTTTGTGCGAGTTTTCCCTTTCACCTCTAATGCTTTGCCTGTGACTTCTTGGTCGATCCTCTCTGGGAGGTGGCATAACAACCGTATTTGCATTCGTAGCAGCAAATAAACATTCTAAACCCTGTACTAAAGCAGCCTGAGCTTCCACAGCATCCATAAGCGTTCTATCTTCAGTCTCATTCTCTTTCTTTGAatcttttttcttattttccTTCTCAGATGAAGCTCTCGAACGCGCCAAATTTTTAATCTGCTTCGGAATAGCTCCTAAATTTTTTGGGACATTGAATGAGGATTCGCCTAAGGCGTTGGCAAGTTTTTGGCATATAATTTCTTCTGTAGCACAATTTTCGTGACAGACAACCGGGCAGCAGGGTGGGGATTCTTCTATAGCCGATTCTTCAAATAACCAATCTATACTATAAACACTTCTCTCATCCGCGCTTTTACTATCAGTCACCTGTGATTCCTCAGTCTCTTGGAAGACTTTTTCATCTTCTTTCGCTTTCTCCGGTGGTCTATCAAAATTAGCTTCACTACTACtgctagagttagaaatatCATGGTCCCACAGTTTCTTCTCTGCTGGCTTATCACCTTTCTTCTCATTCTCATTGGATTCTAAGCTCGACTTCTCTATAAGCAAGTCTTTAGAACTAGCACTGGCTTTATCAAAAGAGTCAGCGGGATATTTACACTCACACGAACCACTCGGTCGATCAACACACTTGGCTTCATCTTGTTTCATAAGCTTCTTCAGTCTTACAGGTTTAGATTTGCTATGAGCGCACTCCGGATTCTGCTTCGAGTGTCGTTCACAGCAATGTTTCTTGCAATCTTGGTTCTTTGTCCGGACCACTCGGACGTCCGTCGCTCTGTCTAGCAAAGGAGATCTTGACCCATTATTCTCATAATCTGAATCACTGGATCTCACAACGGGGGATTGCTCCGCGTCCCAATCGAAACCTCGGAACTGCTTATCATCTTCGTAATCACTGTAACTTTCACCGCTCGAATCTAAATCGGTCTCTTTCTGCGACGTCTGCATTTCATCAGATATTTCAGCTATGGGGTATACTATTTCCGAACCGTACGTTAAGTAGGGGTAGCTGCCTCTGCCCTCGTCGGGTTCGCTTCgaggaaataaattaaaatggggTCCCCTAGTCAAGCATTTGCTCGGCGGCGGTATGACGGCATTTTTCGGGTTTTTCAATACTTGTCCGCCTATAGTCTCTACGCTATTAGGATGGGGGGATAAATTCGACACACTGGGCGGGGGGCATCCTATCTCCAACGCGGCACTCTTAATTCTCCTAACTCCTGGACTTTTGCCTTTATTTTTATCAGCGTCACCGGCCGGAGCTTCCGCTTTAACCATCATATACTCCCCGAGCTCCACGCTCGCAAAGAAACCCGTATCCGTGTTATTCGAGTGTCTTCGCATATGCGAAACCAGCTGAGCGGTCGAATTCAGCAAAGGCAGCTGTATAGTCGACATGGTCGAATTAGATTTACATCTCATATTCCTGTTTAATTCCTGAGTGGCGAGCGCTACTGCGGATTTGGTGCAGTTTTCCTCCGGATAGTTGGTATATCTTCTCCGGTGCGACCTTTTCTTCGGGGAGGGCGGGCCGACGCTGGGTTCGGAGTTGTCTCTGGAGTCGGAGCTGAGCTGGCGGGCGAACTTGGAGTGGTAAGGTTCCCCGACGGCCTCGTTGCCGTCGAGGTAGAGCCACTCCTTGAAGAAGTCCCGGTGCTCCGTGCGGCGGTGGGAGCAGTCCCGGTAGCGGCGCGACACCTTGGCGAAGGGCCCGTCGTcgtgcggcggcgcgcgccCCGCCTCCTCCACGATGAGCTCGTCGATGCGGTTGGCGCGACGTTTCACGCGGGGGTCGCGTTTGGGctgggaaattaaaaaaaaatacgttttcacttctcatgctcgtaaagttcgactttaagtcgtgcgttatgttctagagcataaagtaaaatcatctattacgacccttattgacttagcatttataagcaaaaaaattaagataataATTAAGGAAAAAGGAAAGCAATATGAATAATATGATCTCAAATCTGAATAGTAGCACCGTAAGtattgtcaaagatagatataactccgtaatagatggatacagtctaagaaaaaaacgtgcctcgaaaatcacgaaaatttgattttcgatcagatgacgccactagttttggcctacactcgtatagagggcgttgactgtttcgtttgttatttataattttaacgcataccagtaaaaaaacatgggtcaaaatcatataaaaataattaatgcaaataaaaaaaccatttatccatatttaaattcattttatcgtatttttattaatatttatttttagttttaaagtgtgtcgacagatggcagtgaatttactggggttacaaaatttactatgacagtaccgctctagtataagttactctatggtattgtaaataaatattggtaaATTTACCTTCCGTCTCGGCTGCGGCCTCTTGGCGCCGGAGGGCCCGGGTTCGGGCGCCGCGAGCTCGGCGCCGGCGGCCGCCACGTCCGACAACTTCACTGACAGCGTGCTGTCCTCGTTGCTAGATTCCGAACTGTTCTTTCTGTGCACGTCCACTTTCAAATCTAgaatgagttaaaaaaaatcagaaaataTGACAATGACATATGATGATATGAGGTTGCAACTTCCGTGAGTTCGAACTCCAAgcgacaaatttaaataaatcattttacggttaaGACTCACTtcttttagtcactcgcgcgacatgtttcggagagcctaggtctactaaaacaagtgagtctaaaccataaaatgatttaatgttagtatgtctcacaacagtttaaattaaatttaaataaaaggcAATAATCTTATTTATAGAATTATGAATAAGCGTATGGAAAGAAGAATCCCTGAAAATGAGCTTGCATATTTTTGCTGTCatgcaaatacaaaaaaaaaacctccaCTCCATAAAGATTATGGCGACTCAAGATCCTGATATGATTTGTTATCAGATCAGGATGTGATGATGGGAAAATGAAGGAATTCTTCAACTATTGTAGGCACATCTAAGTGatgctgtattttttattgtacttaaCTTGAGCTTTTCATTTTCCCTCGAAAAGCAATATTTAGCGAAGTAGAACTGCTAATGTGGACAGGAGGACGTTTTGTTGAAAGCTTAAAAAATACTATCATTTGActcaaacttaaatggagctgggcggaaCATATTGCCAGGCAgtgtgatggcaggtgggcgaaaggagtgcctggcgtccgttggctcgttgggtagacgacattcggaaggttgcgggtcacttctggatgagattggctcaagACCGAGATAAGTGGcatactcgaagagaggcctattgctcagcagtgggcgattaAAGGCTGATACGATGATGATTACATTCATCTTACTGTCGTCAATCGTCTGTCTTCGCTGCTGGCGGCCGCTGGATGGAGCATCTACGTCTCCACGCCTTCATCATTACCTAACATTGTCTGTAACATTTACCTATGGTGCTGTTGTTGGGTTTGTTGTAGTCGGCGCCCGCCATGGACTCGTTGTCGCTGCTGGCGGCCGCCGGACGGAGCATCTGCATCTCCACGCCTTCATCACAGTACCTAACATGGTCTGTAACATTTACCTATGGTGCTGTTGCTGGGTTTGTTGTAGTCGGCGCCCGCCATGGACTCGTTGTCGCTGCTGGCGGCCACCGGACGGAGCATCTGCGTCTCCACGCCTTCATCATTACCTAACATTGTCTGTAACATTTACCTATGGTGCTGTTGTTGGGTTTGTTGTAGTCGGCGCCCGCCATGGACTCGTTGTCGCTGCTGGCGGCAGCCGGACGGAGCATCTGCATCTCCATGCCTTCATCGCGGCTGGAATAGAAACTCTACTTAAAGATCTATACTATGATGCGGGCTCTACACACTCATCGACCCCGGCGAGACAGGCCGTGAACGAGTATGTACTACTACATACTGTTCCCTTCTCGTCTCGCTCTCCTTTCCCTTCTCCTCGCGCTTTTCCGATTTGATCGGAACGGTGCCGAGACTCTCAGCGAGAGGCTCTCGACCTCGAACCAATTTAGCTATGACCCTAAATGGCATAACAATCGCGGAGCGTGATGGTACCTACATTCATCTAAAAATGTCCCACagtacaaatttatttatttaatgaatactCGAATGTCCGAACGCGTCTACACTATTTAAAGAATTGTCAAAAAGAATAGCAGACACCACCGGTGATcatagagctggcagcttcctcgcacaaagaatAAGGCGATACGGCGaagaaatgctgccagcatcgacggcaccatgccgcaggggaatagtttttagatatttctttttttagttttatttatttttatacttgtaacatatgtatattgtattacCGTTTAGTTTCTTCTAGATGATTATGAATACTTACGTAGTATTGTCATTAGAAGTCCCATCGGTGCTTGGCGGGAGTACAATGCATTCGCTGGTGTCATACATGTGGTGGAGCCCATGGTTGAGCAGCTTCAGGGTCGTGAAGAGAAGAGCCACCAGCGAGCAGTAGATGACCCACCCGAGACTTGCTGGAGGGAAGTACTGTGGAGGAAATCAGGGATTACTTTTTGAAACGGATTAATATTCTCAAAATGTTTAAATTGATAATATaattttgagattatactgagcaacttttactatgggaccgaccccgaaatcgcgaaaaaaaatttggctgagccaattctaccagccaatatACGGAAACACTACTACTagtttgccacacatgtggataaaatgcaactttctcatcagtttttgaaaaatcaagagagcctttaccagctggtgtggtgaaaagtacTATGCAAGAAACAAATGAATGATCAATAATATTTCCTATGAGCAGTAAAATACTattcatagttaaaaaaaaaccggccaagtgccgagtcgaactcgcgcacaaagggttccgtaccattacgcaaataacagcaaaaacatcacgtttgttgtatgggccccattaaatattaattttattctgtgtttagtatttgttgttataggggcaatagaaatacatcatctgtaaaaatttcaactgtctagagtgtctagctatcacggttcatgagatacagcttggtgacagacggacagacagacagacagcggagtcttagtaatagggtcccgtttttaccctttgggtacggaaccccaaaaaccaGACTATAGTATTGCCTCTGTAATGTACACTAAATCCTGAATCTTTCTATTtggaaattttgttattttggtaATTTTCCAACAGCTCATCAATATTCAATACTAAAGTATTGGACTTTGCCCTGTTTACTGAATCCACAGATAGATTATTTGCACATAACTGTTAATTAAATGTCAATTAGAACTAGTATTGGGGAGTGAGTCATTAAGGATATAAGAAATCAGCAGGCATAAATATCACTTTAATGTTATATATATGAGTCACCAGGAAACTCCAAATGAAGACTGAAAGGGCAATGTTTATCAAAGTTATAGTTGTGACTTATCTAGAATGTTCTccgttttgtatggggaatgttctcGCATGAACACAAATGcagaacgttctcgagaacagCACAACTATAATCATAGTTTACTGTACATTATTTAATGTACAGTAAATTccttcagaatcagaatcagaatgcatttattccttataacataggtacattgtattggtcttatagttagagcatattgcgaacgctatgttttgccgctaggcgtacgaatttgtttacctatataaactaagtTAAACATGCGCCAGTCTAAGGTATTCATGCTTCAATAATcaaatcaattacaaaaataataacagtaagataattcacaataataataaaatttaaaacaataaatattaaagaatgtcaacaatgaaaatttcaaagaaaactacaaaagaattacaGAAATAGAAAAACGAGCTATAAACTATTATCATTCAAGAACTGCTGTATACTATAGTAACATTTCTTGATTAGCAGTGATTTTAAAGTCTTCTTAAaatgtacaatatttaattcttttatagtgttcggaattttattatatatttgaggTGCCATTCCTAGCACACTTTTGCGCATCATGGCTGTTTTACATACTTTGTGGCATATAAAACACAGCCTCCTTCCTACATAGTTACCATCAATCTTTAAGTTTCTTTACTCTTTATGTTTCTAgatatagtatgtatgtatgttactttattgcacataaacaagtttacacaaaatatacataacaaatTATATAAAGCCTGACAGAAATATATGaccatgcgccatgttgcggaatttcattggaactaatttcttacactggcaatagttttaatgataggttgtcactgttgtcagtgtcattgtggcggtttacttgaataatgcttaagtgttgaataataaatgacaaaaatggccaaaactatacatagtcaggagcggaacattgttaataatgtaaataataaactgctggaaaagaacagttcgggacattaaactatttcgctacgaaacatttacaaattaacatcagagctgacaggtaaacaaatcaaaatgtcattatagtctggttattacgacttagttgtgttatgttatgttatacaagcgaggaaacacagtaacaaaaataagtttgagtttgaaaaatatttatttggctTTGGAGATGAtcaatcttgttaattgacaatgtagcagaacctatgtaaggttacggaatatatacctagacctagtaacatgaccatcatcatcatttttatcatttatttaatgcataaaccatggttataaaaggtgttacatagagatttggtacatggtcaccctgcaagggagtagcaatgtcttaaaaactagttaaagctaaaaagttaatttatacaaaacaagatatgtttaaattggtactttcagtggaagtataataataatcatcatggtggccttttggtgatccaatcttggatgtaggcctcttcccAGAATggagtaacaaaatattttttcaactatagagctgagctgagctgatggtgtggctaatagtagtcacaccatctggtatgttacgactaaattaaatacatatatgtaaatttatataaatttctaggtaaatcggaggcatctattacgcggattacgagagaaggttgtacctcctgaggtgttatgcaaaccaaaaataaaaaagaagatgcAATTAGACGATTTTGACTTATGTGTGATAGTTAGAAAATACATGAAATTTATACAGCAAGAAAGAAGTccgactataaaaaaaagtgtagacacgaaataaatgggttctgattttgattacggtgaataaaagtagatgtaagtcaaacgagttgccaatcctcattgttcagactatactgaactgttgccatataaatgagaataatagcaccctcttgacaatgatcatatattcctggtcaggctttaaataacTCAATGATTCAATAATTCcattcaataactcaaagattcaataattcatAACAAAGTAAAAGATGTAAGTATATGTACAAAGGCGCACTTATCTCTAATagagatctcttccagctaaccttcgagaaAATGAGAAAGAGGAACAAATAACAAAAGTTGAAAGTAAACttaatatataactatattagggttccgtacccaaagggtaaaaacgggaccatttTACTaatactccactgtccgtctgtctgcctgtctgtctgtctgtcaccaggttacTTCTAGCCGGGCAATGTGATAAAGTTGGTTGCACCGTGGTAGAATCAGTTTATTTCTGTGCGGGGTTGCatttctaatctaacctaaacCTATTTTTCTATAAACAATTCTTTTATGTGGGGGGGttgtagttctaacctaacctaaaccaatCTTCTGTAAGCAGTTCCTTTCTGTGCTGGGTTGCAGTTCTAAGTTTTATTACATTGTCCAAGGTAGGTAATTATTCATACTGACCGGTCAAAGTGATTAATTCATCTGTTTTATTACATTGCCCAAGATAGGGTGGTCATTATTCATAGTGACTAGTCAAAGTGATTAATCTTG belongs to Cydia strobilella chromosome 15, ilCydStro3.1, whole genome shotgun sequence and includes:
- the LOC134747664 gene encoding protein pecanex — its product is MGSQTLEILRQGVWASLTGGWFYDPHQNLFCNTVHLYVWLFLLCLPFSVYLYFPPASLGWVIYCSLVALLFTTLKLLNHGLHHMYDTSECIVLPPSTDGTSNDNTTRDEGMEMQMLRPAAASSDNESMAGADYNKPNNSTIDLKVDVHRKNSSESSNEDSTLSVKLSDVAAAGAELAAPEPGPSGAKRPQPRRKPKRDPRVKRRANRIDELIVEEAGRAPPHDDGPFAKVSRRYRDCSHRRTEHRDFFKEWLYLDGNEAVGEPYHSKFARQLSSDSRDNSEPSVGPPSPKKRSHRRRYTNYPEENCTKSAVALATQELNRNMRCKSNSTMSTIQLPLLNSTAQLVSHMRRHSNNTDTGFFASVELGEYMMVKAEAPAGDADKNKGKSPGVRRIKSAALEIGCPPPSVSNLSPHPNSVETIGGQVLKNPKNAVIPPPSKCLTRGPHFNLFPRSEPDEGRGSYPYLTYGSEIVYPIAEISDEMQTSQKETDLDSSGESYSDYEDDKQFRGFDWDAEQSPVVRSSDSDYENNGSRSPLLDRATDVRVVRTKNQDCKKHCCERHSKQNPECAHSKSKPVRLKKLMKQDEAKCVDRPSGSCECKYPADSFDKASASSKDLLIEKSSLESNENEKKGDKPAEKKLWDHDISNSSSSSEANFDRPPEKAKEDEKVFQETEESQVTDSKSADERSVYSIDWLFEESAIEESPPCCPVVCHENCATEEIICQKLANALGESSFNVPKNLGAIPKQIKNLARSRASSEKENKKKDSKKENETEDRTLMDAVEAQAALVQGLECLFAATNANTVVMPPPREDRPRSHRQSIRGERENSHKTRKRSIEEVAQTSTNTLLPTSMPLLAAFLNSRVDLMPCCLPENAPPELVQYAEEGQRLRPLMDRNHRNRVRKIKRSTRQRNNPSNHCNADKKDKTPNPENPNTSNSVHFATSFDDTTDGAIHCFMDEYGNWMSYTFDKNSSGRAQAQPIPLPDKEDVRCNRVKPIEAPDSQETGEGSCGSLESEAGNSESIAKPKRENSIDQSSSNQGSNNPLLSSNNNVSAVVPINTNNANKRFYVFDGGTGSRTDQPRSPVAYATDSLLEQIEAERQSRMGFPSMHINFLMSQQRAQREQAQQSVETVSNNIPSLMPSSIGEASLEINIRSKLSKFMDEIEKANQPKPKSYYKFNLWKCFEVKVTMDRLKLMALFDRNLTFKETFISILLAISVAVLGSMVLNLGFYRDIYAFWFCFIMAGSQYSLLKSVQPDSASPVHGFNKMVVFSRPVYFCLCTAILCLVHGQLQQMPDEHFRSKRSVDEKPLTIYGFEMNERDFLLVIQEILAKFLLFFPLAFSLGLFPQVNTFLMYLLEQIDMHIFGGNATSSLSAAVYCLIRSLAAIGVLYGFAYSGLVEGKKSQHQKHNILFSIFCALLVPIAYHLSRSASDYTLIWNLIKKHLLPPELYVIQTLPEVTPEADKAETTLTDDKKNNSESNISKQNSIGSSASKINFSSETNIAKTQKRSQTSSVSSLKMDPRGDTMSTSSLKEPNETEDKSQTKEAEKPVDEDMEDPLPKKLQATVNARLKNDVIVCTFLGLFVFGLHCTTVFTSLTKLQLNKVVWIICAVGWVLHYITPQLRKQQPWLCLAGPVLRPHEHAQFEVTEPAKLMYFEKIFVYLCFLERNVLYPGVVVAATTQDAPLIAAKYGDALAALFVCVAALKCLRNAYSEPETQYLILVFAYLLFQWDLNSQNISEQFLIDYFVTAIIFSKVYEFLLKIQFVVTYIAPWQITWGSAFHAFAQPFSVPHSAMLFLQCAVSALLSSPLTPALGSAIFMTSYVRPVKFWERDYNTKRVDQSNTRLSSQLERNLGADDNNLNSIFYEHLTRSLQHYLCGDLMLGRWGQVQQGDCFVLASDYLNCLVHIVEMGNGLVSFQLRGLEFRGTYCQQREVEAISEGPEESGEGVCGVWACGLGGARFLAPGAAWALRWLAWQLAAARYVLEGYSVADNSAVSMLQLFDFRKVLLTYYVKSIIYYTMQSAKLEEWLSSPTLTEALKPMGERSFVDLDPIFNVNLDEDYDFRASGITRSRFCAVYQEWIVHCGSRRGAGWRRRAGARDSPLVTLCFALSVVGRRALAHAQHLSASSVEFFLYGLHSLFKGDFRITCARDEWVFTDMTLLHSVLAPAIRMALKLHQDHFMFPEEYCSSSALFSAIACHSARLVICHEAAPAWRHNVLRGAPHLLALRHVMDEGNDDYKIIMLNKRHLGFRVIKLNRECVRGLWAGQQQELVYLRNRNPERGSIQNAKQALRNIINSSCDQPIGYPIYVSPLTTSYADTSPPLCSLLGGPVTVKAIRTRVAALCKRIRRRCGEGCSSGGVDAAAAEAGAARAVSTPRHNTLHLSRSSLAGTRGSLASSGKPGATLASLAGLLREHSHERTQEEAANAYGNTQDTTDSRRRSEERAPGTARRERNMRARSHGKEPARQGRARRARARPASCRSDARPAPAPGPAPAPAPAPAMPGPGPGQPDEPQGSTGSGWEGAWRDQPRRSASSKTAAPRRSEESSLEELAPHGLSDVSLPDCKILANRHARQDRDLQRYFLNEGTSKDLSKLSKEIRHERESYRELTGRYIEKPEAIPLKETHYSDLSNKESILKKEGKKDSKNKDIKTKIKRSDSGRSELKMNVSVGSKVLIVEPLGVYDCINLGRRIDVQWPSEAQRERGGRNFWGSWVPMPGMDGLVVHKWTPNHRDPKLRSHVDKSILLIQIEDKFVPIAENCVQDLGDEV